In Streptomyces sp. NBC_00569, a single genomic region encodes these proteins:
- a CDS encoding NAD(P)/FAD-dependent oxidoreductase: MRTVTVVGASLAGLYAARELRAQGFDGRLVIVGEEPHRPYDRPPLSKDFLLGKAGEEQLALSDVDETLELGAEWMFGVRARGLDARGRTVLLEDGRTVSTDGVVIATGASARRLPGPALTGVHTLRTLDDARSLRAELLRGPRRVVVIGGGFIGAETASSCAALGHSVTVVEAAPLPLLPQLGPEMAAVCAGLHARGGAELVTGVGVAALHGDSTVHGVELADGRVLPADVVVVGIGAVPNTGWLAGSTLALHDGVLCDDGCVTALPQVVAVGDVARVGGARAEHWTSATAQPRVAVRNLLAGRAVETVRPLPYFWSDQYGSRIQFAGRRKDGDLVRVVEGAVEDGSFLALYERAGVTTAALAVDRPRPFTRVRRELARAEARPVVQSVAEPVAL, from the coding sequence ATGAGGACCGTGACCGTGGTGGGCGCCTCGCTCGCCGGGCTGTACGCCGCCCGTGAGCTGCGGGCCCAGGGCTTCGACGGGCGGCTCGTCATCGTGGGCGAGGAGCCGCACCGTCCCTACGACCGCCCGCCGCTGTCCAAGGACTTCCTCCTCGGGAAGGCCGGCGAGGAACAGCTCGCCCTGTCCGACGTCGACGAGACGCTGGAACTGGGCGCCGAGTGGATGTTCGGCGTGCGGGCCCGCGGGCTCGACGCGCGCGGTCGCACCGTCCTCCTGGAGGACGGCCGCACGGTGTCCACGGACGGGGTCGTCATCGCCACCGGGGCGAGCGCCCGCCGGCTCCCCGGCCCCGCCCTCACCGGCGTGCACACGCTCAGGACCCTGGACGACGCGCGCTCCCTGCGTGCCGAACTCCTGCGCGGGCCGCGGCGCGTGGTCGTGATCGGCGGTGGGTTCATCGGCGCCGAGACGGCGTCCTCCTGCGCGGCGCTCGGTCACTCCGTCACCGTCGTGGAGGCGGCGCCGCTGCCGCTCCTGCCCCAACTCGGGCCGGAGATGGCCGCGGTGTGCGCGGGGCTCCACGCACGCGGCGGGGCGGAACTGGTCACGGGCGTCGGGGTCGCGGCACTGCACGGCGACAGCACTGTCCACGGCGTGGAGCTCGCCGACGGGCGCGTGCTGCCCGCCGACGTGGTCGTCGTCGGCATCGGTGCCGTACCCAACACGGGCTGGCTCGCCGGTTCGACGCTCGCGCTGCACGACGGCGTGCTCTGCGACGACGGCTGCGTCACGGCGCTGCCCCAGGTCGTGGCGGTGGGCGACGTGGCCCGCGTGGGCGGGGCGCGGGCCGAGCACTGGACGAGCGCCACGGCGCAGCCGCGGGTCGCCGTACGCAATCTGCTGGCGGGCCGCGCCGTCGAGACCGTGCGGCCGCTGCCGTATTTCTGGTCGGACCAGTACGGCTCGCGCATCCAGTTCGCCGGGCGCAGGAAGGACGGGGACCTGGTCCGCGTCGTCGAAGGCGCCGTGGAGGACGGGAGTTTCCTCGCACTCTACGAGCGCGCGGGAGTGACCACGGCCGCGCTCGCGGTGGACCGGCCGCGGCCGTTCACACGGGTGCGCCGGGAGCTGGCACGGGCCGAGGCGCGACCGGTCGTGCAGAGCGTCGCGGAGCCGGTGGCGCTGTGA